A genome region from Populus alba chromosome 3, ASM523922v2, whole genome shotgun sequence includes the following:
- the LOC118054448 gene encoding GEM-like protein 5: MTGTPQETETQQVPPPPPSPKADQEAEFHEPTSSATVTEESHPKDHPPASDEKTKKWGTHIMGPPAAPNFHPDNQQAALWNASEHQQIPEHPYLVYTPIDKSEKSTQKSFEPVIHKFQEWGKMAETVARNIWHNLSTGPSVPQAAWGKVNLTVKAMTEGGFESLFKHIFETTDPNEKLKKSFACYLSTSTGPVAGTLYLSTARVAFCSDRPLCHTAPSGEEAWSYYKVMIPLEKISRVSSETMLENPPRKYIQLVSTDGHDFWFMGFVNFEKALQNLSESVSSFKEAGIAIQPVVV; this comes from the exons ATGACAGGCACTCCTCAAGAGACAGAAACCCAACAAgtacctccaccaccaccatctccaAAGGCTGATCAAGAGGCAGAATTCCATGAACCAACCTCATCTGCCACTGTCACGGAGGAATCCCACCCTAAGGATCACCCACCAGCATCGGATGAGAAAACCAAGAAATGGGGCACCCACATCATGGGGCCTCCAGCAGCACCTAATTTCCACCCTGACAACCAACAGGCTGCCTTATGGAATGCCAGTGAGCACCAGCAAATCCCCGAGCACCCATACCTGGTTTATACTCCCATTGACAAATCAGAAAAGTCAACCCAGAAATCTTTTGAACCTGTGATCCATAAGTTTCAAGAATGGGGCAAGATGGCAGAGACCGTAGCCCGAAACATCTGGCACAATC TTAGCACAGGGCCATCTGTGCCACAAGCTGCCTGGGGTAAGGTAAACCTGACGGTGAAAGCAATGACAGAGGGTGGCTTTGAGTCTCTCTTCAAGCATATATTTGAAACCACCGATCCTAATGAGAAGCTGAAGAAGAGTTTTGCTTGTTACCTCTCAACATCTACTGGCCCTGTTGCCGGGACGCTCTATCTATCAACTGCTCGAGTCGCGTTCTGCAGCGACCGTCCTCTGTGCCATACTGCTCCTTCAGGGGAGGAGGCCTGGAGCTACTACAAG GTTATGATACCCTTGGAAAAAATAAGCAGAGTCAGCTCGGAGACCATGCTGGAAAATCCACCAAGGAAGTACATTCAACTTGTAAGCACCGATGGGCACGACTTCTGGTTTATGGGTTTCGTTAATTTCGAGAAAGCCTTGCAAAATCTATCAGAGAGCGTGTCAAGTTTCAAGGAAGCAGGAATTGCAATTCAACCAGTTGTTGTTTAG
- the LOC118054449 gene encoding GEM-like protein 5: MTGTPQEAETQQVPPPPPKADQEAEFHEPTSSATVTEESHPNGHPPASDENPKKWGTHIMGPAAAPNVHPDNQQAALWNASEHQQIPEHPYLVYTPIDKSEMSTQKSFEPVIHKFQEWGKKAETVARNMWHNLSTGPSVPKAAWGKVNLTAKAITEGGFESLFKHIFETDPNEKLKKTFACYLSTSTGPVAGTLYLSTARVAFCSDRPLCHTAPSGEEAWSYYKLMIPLDKISRVSSETMLENPSRKYIQIVSTDGHDFWFMGFVNFEKALQNLSESVSSFKEAGIAIQPVVA, from the exons ATGACAGGCACTCCTCAAGAGGCAGAAACCCAACAAgtacctccaccaccacctaaGGCTGATCAAGAGGCAGAATTCCACGAACCAACCTCATCTGCCACTGTCACGGAGGAATCCCACCCTAATGGTCACCCACCAGCATCGGATGAGAATCCCAAGAAATGGGGCACCCACATCATGGGACCAGCAGCAGCTCCTAACGTCCACCCTGACAACCAACAGGCTGCCTTATGGAATGCCAGTGAGCACCAGCAAATCCCCGAGCACCCATACCTGGTTTATACTCCCATTGACAAATCAGAAATGTCAACCCAGAAATCTTTTGAGCCTGTGATCCATAAGTTTCAGGAATGGGGCAAGAAGGCAGAGACCGTAGCCCGTAACATGTGGCACAATC TTAGCACAGGGCCATCTGTGCCAAAAGCTGCCTGGGGTAAGGTAAACCTGACGGCGAAAGCAATAACAGAGGGTGGCTTCGAGTCTCTCTTCAAGCATATATTTGAAACCGATCCTAATGAGAAGCTGAAGAAGACTTTTGCTTGTTACCTGTCAACATCTACTGGCCCTGTTGCCGGGACGCTCTATCTATCAACTGCTCGAGTCGCGTTCTGCAGTGACCGTCCTCTGTGCCATACTGCTCCTTCAGGAGAGGAGGCCTGGAGCTACTACAAG CTTATGATACCCTTGGACAAAATAAGCAGAGTCAGCTCGGAGACCATGCTGGAAAATCCATCAAGGAAGTACATTCAAATTGTCAGCACCGATGGGCACGACTTCTGGTTTATGGGTTTCGTTAATTTCGAGAAAGCCTTGCAAAATCTATCAGAGAGCGTGTCAAGTTTCAAGGAAGCAGGAATTGCAATTCAACCAGTTGTTGCTTAG
- the LOC118054451 gene encoding protein CURLY FLAG LEAF 1 — translation MTAPNMAAITASLERSLQNCSLNHHRHHQSSGGREERSSSSDETDSQNHLLQNSDTSLELKSHLSLPYHWEQCLDLKTGEIYYINWRNGMKAREDPRITQDYNGDFYSEDDSSYDSEESSSESSPPSSKEHFNNRLEKEDHVLVVAGCKSCFMYFMVPKQVEDCPKCDGQLLHFDRSENGSP, via the exons ATGACAGCACCAAATATGGCAGCAATCACAGCATCTTTGGAGAGGTCTCTTCAAAACTGTTCTCTAAATCACCACCGGCACCATCAAAGTAGTGGTGGAAGAGAAGAGAGGTCATCAAGTTCAGATGAGACAGATTCACAAAATCATTTACTACAGAACTCTGATACCTCCTTGGAGCTTAAGTCACATCTCTCTCTTCCTTACCACTGGGAACAATGTTTAGATTTAAAG ACAGGGGAGATATACTACATAAACTGGAGGAATGGAATGAAAGCAAGGGAAGATCCAAGGATCACACAAGATTACAATGGTGATTTCTACTCAGAAGATGACAGCTCGTATGATAGTGAGGAGTCATCATCAGAATCCTCTCCTCCTTCCTCAAAAGAGCATTTTAATAATAGACTAGAGAAAGAAGATCATGTCTTGGTGGTGGCTGGTTGCAAGAGCTGCTTTATGTATTTCATGGTCCCAAAACAGGTGGAAGATTGCCCCAAGTGTGACGGCCAGCTTCTTCACTTCGACAGATCTGAAAATGGGTCTCCTTGA